The Rhea pennata isolate bPtePen1 chromosome 23, bPtePen1.pri, whole genome shotgun sequence genomic interval GTATCAGAGCTGGGAAAGCATCTCCTGTCCTGTCGAGCTGCACATACTCAGTGCCTCCACTGATTCATCAACCAAGACAGATGCCCAGGGACAAGAACAGGCAATGTCCAGTCCTTAACACAACACAGATACATCTGTGGATGACGTGATAGAGATGGAAGCCAGAAGAAGGATGTTACAGGACAACAGGTGTTTCATGGCCAAAACCCCTAAACCAGGGCCCCtgcacagctggcagcagaaTAGCTAAGCCAAGCTTCCAAGATCAAGATTACTGCAGTAAAATCATTCCATAACCCCTGCCCTAGGTTTGTATTTTATTCAGGAATTTAACATCCCCTCTGCAAATGCATGACTGCAGGCAACATCCCTCTGTACCAGGTCATATAGCAGCTCTGGAAAAAGTCACCAGCTTACACTGCTTACAGACATCTCAAAGATCCCTGCTGGGACTAAATTCTGCTAAAGGCAAACCCCAGACTGCACTGCCATGCTGCTCAGTAGTGTGACGGGAGGAGGCGGTGGTGGAGGCAGTGGTTTACAGAGACGGCCGCTCCTGCCCCTGCCAGCTTGTCCTACTCTGTGCATAGTGCGAAACAGTGCAGTCATTCATCAGAGAAAGTTCCAGGACCAAGGAAACTACGTTCCCTTTCAACCAAACAATtagaggaaggagaggcagTTCTGTTTTAGCTGGGCCGGCACTGGACTTGCCCCTCTGAGCTGTCTTCATCATCTGAgcctccagccccaccactTGTCAGTCCTGTAATCCGGTACCCCATGTTCAGCAACATCACCTCCAGCGGGTCCGCATTCATTCGTCTCTGGTTAGCTTGGGAAGCACCTTCCATGTCTACCACCACACGGCCATTAAGAGTTTCACTCTGCAAGACAAGAAGGGACAAAACTCAGCAAGACAGCACTAGGACCAAAGAGAGGTTATTACTGCTGCTGTAGCTATCAAGTGATCCCAGTCAGAAAGACAAGCCAGTGTTACATCTTATGTCACCAAGACACAGTCTTTTACTGTGGCTCTTACCTCTGGCCTGGGATTCCACAGCCGTACAACGGGGTCAATGCCGCTGGTAGCCAGGAAGCAGTAACTGGGATGAGGCTGGAGACAATTCACAATCGACTCGTCTCCCTGCAGCACTCTAACAAGATTGGTGGTTTCTTTCTCCCAGATGAAGAATGAGCCGTCATCTGACCCACTGACTATGTACTGTGCATTGCTAGGGTGAGAGGAGCAGAGACTGGAGATCACAGCTCAGAGCCAAAGCTAGTCTGTAGCAGACATGAGAATCTCAGCTGCCACTCCTCACGTGCATGCTTACAGAACGAGACAAAGCTTTCTGTGTTGCTTCCCTTCCACCCCAGAAGCCATGTTTTTTgatctcaaatgtttttttcctgaaaagctaGCCCAACCAAGCGCTCTGTGGATTGGCTACTGAACCTGCTATTCACGCAGCTACACAAAAAGCAGAACTTCTGTTATCTTTTTCAACCCACAAACCTGTGCCAGCATCATTTTATGAGCAGGTCACGTGGGACCATCATGAGGCTTTATCAGATGGGAGAGagcattctgctgctgctcacacTCCTGTCCTGCAGCCATATCACACTGTACCAACATACCTGCCAAAGAAGTTGGCCTCTTTGATGTCTGTAGTAGTGTTACAGTGGCCACAATATCGGAATTTGTAGTCATAGCTGCGCTCCCTCAGCACCATCTCATCCTCTGAGATGGAGTCCTTACGACCTGTGGCTCGCAGCCGGATGGGGCCACCCCCTTTCTTGTCTTCAGCTGGAAGAGCAACAGGTTTTCTTCATCACAATTCGAGCAGGAACACATTCCcagcaaaaagaaagcactCTAGGAGAGCCCACCAGTTTTAGAGGAGAGTTAAGGACAGTTTCAGGAGGGAACAGGGCTTAGACCACAATCTTCCTTCCAGATTACCTCTTGGGTAATACAGGGGATTCTTTTTATCATGCTCTCACTTGAGAGTGAGCCAGAACCAAACTTGAGGCAAGAACAGGCTCGAGCCAGTTTCTGTGCACCATAACAATCAACTTCTCTCAGAAATGCAAGCTTTACTTTACAGGGGCAGGTTAAGGATAAAAATCAAGGTTATAGTAAAATCTATACAAGGAAGAACCTCCCTGAACACTAGCACTCACCATTGTCACTCTTGGAGAAGAGGGCTGCATTGATGTCTCTGTCTAGTGCATCGCAGGCACTGCTATGTGCTTGTTCTGGGAACTTCCCTTTAAAGTCATCCAGACATTCCAGTGCTTCTGCCACATACTTGAGTTCAAAGAGACAGCGGGCAAGACGGAAGTGGGCCTTCAGGTGGCATGGATTCAAGGATATGGCCTTCAAGCAGTCTCTTAGAGCATCGTAATGGTCCCCATCCCTGAAGAAAGGGGAGAGGTGAAATAGATAGTCCACATAGAAACAACACGTCTTCTGCTGCCGTTTCCCAGCCCTTGCTTCACTCCGAGATCTGTTGTTTCCAGCTCTCTCTATTCAAGCAGACAATCCATGAGTTCATGTATTAACAGCACTTGCTGTCTCCCAGGGCACCACCTGACCAAGCCCAGCCTGTTGAATACACCTCCACAAAGAGCCCCTTTCCTGTATACAGGCAGCCCCGTAACATGACCATGCAGCAAAGCCCAGCAAGTCTTGACCTGCCATTTTAAATCCTACAGAGCAGAGCTCACTGACATAATAGGTTTAGGGAAGTCCTTTGAAGATGGAGGATGCACAAGGCCTCTGGCCAAGCAGACACAAGGCCTCTCCTGCAATGCAAGCAGGGCCTCCTCAGAGCACGGTAGCTCACGCGTGCCCCTTTGTGGACGCACAGCGTGGCAGCATGTTTCCCTGCCCACAGCCACTTGTAGCTCTCAAGAAGGAGCTATAGAACCACACACTTCATAAACCACAGGCATAGATCTAAAGTAGCAGCCTTTTCTCACCTtcctaggaaaaataaaataaaataaagtcttaGAAATTAGGTGTTATGGCAAATTCATACCATAGTAGATATTTATAACCTATTTACAGTTACTGGAGATTATGTTTGATTTCCCTGTGCTCCATGGCTGTGGGAATAATTGTGCCTCAGCTTGTGCTCTGGAAGCAGTTAAGATTTGACAAGGCTTGCAGACTGGAATTCAATTCAGTTTGATAAAGGCTGAGAAGTCTGTCAGGGCTGACAGGCAGTCACCTAGCACACTAGCATCAAGCCTAAACTGTCCAGAGGCACCACAATCAGTCTCAAGTGTGCCAAGTCTGCATATGAcagcaataaataaatcaatgagTGTTCACACCTGTAACCCACGTGCGCGGGGTCTGCCAAAGTCTGAAACAGCCCTAAGGTGTGCAAGTTGTCTTGTACTTCTCACACGGTGTTAGTTTTGGATCCTGTGGAGGCTTTGTCAGGAGGGAGTATCCCTGTATCTGTACTAATTAAAGGGAACCTCAAATCTTTGGGTTACATGCCGAGCACTGCTACAAGTATGTTCGGCAAACCATCCATCCCATTGCTCTTTCACTCCTCTGGGCGGATACTGGCCAGAAATTACATTGTTTACTGTGCTAGTGAGCTGTAAAGTAGCTTGTGCATGACATCAGCATCAGAAAAGGTTCTCGATGTCTTTATTCAGCATTGTGTCAGTTTTGATGCAGGACGCTGGATGCATCAAGCtacttttatttgaataaagaGGTAGTACATGTTATCCATTACGATAACGGACAGGTATCTCATATTTTTCAGAGTTGGCTAGGTCATTAGCTGCTTTGCCATACTCAAATTCTTCAGCTCCAGACAGCCCAACAGACTGGTTTGGAAATTCACACACTGAGATGTGAAGCAGGTGCTGATTTCTCCCATGGGTACCGTTTTGACCTGGCTTGTGCACAAATGCATTAGCTACAAGTCGCCTGAAGTGCTGTCAGTATAGATTGCTAAAAGCAATCTGGACAGTGATGCAGACGGTTCTTATGACCAGATTTTAAGAGTACAGTGTTTAAAGTGATACAGAATATGGGTAGCAATCTGAGGGAAGTGAGCAAGGGGAAGTTATGGAATTACAGATCTTCCTCTTTCCAGCTCTGTTATTCAGGGACTGAGGCCAAAGCAAGGCCTGCAGCATTTTACAGGGTGGCTTCTTTCATTCCTTGAATGTGATGTACACCTTAAAGATGCAGCATGGTTCAGAATGGGTCGCAGTCTAACTCCCTTCACCATCTCCCTGTGACATCCCAGCCCTCACCTGCCAGACATCAGTAGCTGTTCCTAGCAGGAAAATGCCCtatcttttcagtttctgagaAGATACCAGTTTAGTACCAAGTACCAACTCTAATCATTACAAGTCATGGAAACCCATCATGCATATATTTTCACATCTGCCAGCTACAGAAAACTGTAGCAAGCACTAGTTGACACTCAGAAAGGAGCAGTTTACTTTCAGATCTGCCAACATCCTTTGGGGAAAATGACTCCTATAAGAAAGAAGTCACTCATAAGATCAGCACTCAGCTTCTATCTTCTATTCTTTAATCCCACCCTATTGTTCTTCTCCCTCTTAACACTGAGGTCTTTTTGAGGCAGCTCCCAAATCTCTGCTATTGCAAAACAGCCAGTAGGCTAGTTACCAACAGTCACAGCAACTGCTGGCTGCTCTTTGTCTTGGCAACAAGATAGGAGAACTCATACTGGGGATTTCAACAGGGAGAGAAGGATATCCTCACAAAGCAAATGTAGATGAAGGACCAcagctattttaaatatgttaataGTAAGTCATGTAACTCAGTCTTACTCTGCTCAAGAGGACAGACACTAAAATAGCTCAGCTGTATCTTCCAGATGCAGCTCTGACTATTGGTCAGAAAAGACATTAGCTACTGCAGAGACTAACAGCATATTTCACAACAATCATGACAGATCCCCCCTGCAGATTCCGAGGCACAAGTTGCCACCTCGCCAGATCCCCCCAAAAGGTTTGTTTCCAGTTGATCAGAATACGGGTAAGCTACAGTAACAAGGGAACAACCGGGTCATACCTGTCTTTATTTGCAACACTAGCCACCAGGCTTTAGCAGCAACTAAAGCAACTCCAGGCAGTCCTGCAGCAACCTTAGATCATGAGATATGAATTAGGAAGCAGGGTAACCACCACCTCATCCTTTGACAGCATATTTAGGGACAAACTCTCATGTAGCCCAGAactaaacaaagaaatacaggcACCCTGCAGACACTCATAATGTTATCACTCAGAAGTGGATTCTTGGTTTCCTTTTGAATAGAAAAGGACTAGATCATTACTGGGCCCATCAGTAGGCAAAATGATGAGCTACCACCAGCTGTGCTTGTCTATGTGGTATCTGTGGCCATGATTCTCCAACTGACACTGCTGTGCAATCCACTTGTTCTACGCTAGTAGTGACCCACTTACAGCTTGATCCCATAACCCCAACCCTGTTTCACATGTAGCAGGGCTGGGTGCCTTGCCATGGACAACAGGGCATCTGTGGTACCCAGAAGTCAGACACCAGCACTGCCTGTGACACGAAGCTCTCCAATATTGTATCCCACACAGCTCTGCCTCCTTACCACTTGCGCTTCATGTAGGCAGCAGCTCTGTTTCCATACAGCATGGCATTGTTGGGTGCTTTCTGGACTGCTTTGCTGTACAGCTGGATGGCTTGAGTCCACTGCTGGCAAGCAAAGGCCTCATTGGCTTGCTGCTTAATTCTCTCCAGATATGGAGGCAACTCAACCTGgggactgaaagaaaagaaggaaaggcaCACAGTCAGCCATCACACGTTAACACTCTGGTCCAGCTAAATGTCTGAAGGGTTTTACTTTAACATGACAGATTCTAGCAAGCATTAGCTAATGccagaaatttcaaaaaaaggcagaagagactTTCCTGCTAAATACAGGTTATTCAGCTACAGGtctatgatattttttttttaattcaaattgaATACTGACTATTCTAAGCATCTAATCCTTCGAACTTCAATGGTACAATTTGCTTTGACAGCATAAACAACATTTCCAATCCTGTTTCAGCAACAcataacagaaagcaaattcagaAGGAAATCAAGCATCTGAGCTCACAGGGCTGCACAAGGCTCAGGCTCAGCCAGCTGAAATTCCACCCGCAACTCTGCTGCCATGATGAAGGGGCCACCTAGAGGAAACAAGCTGAAAACATTCAGCAAAGCGACTTTGGTGGAACCTAGACTACCCATATATGGCATTAAGCAACTGCCTCTTGACTTGTTAACCACACCTCATCAGATGGAGGAAAACCAGCCAGCAAGACGTGCTGCAAGTCTGCTTTGCTTCCCCTGCGACCGCATTTAGgtgtaaagaaaaaagcagcagagcgCAGATACAGCAGAAGAGGGCTCTCCACCCATTCTTAGCTGAAATGCACACTGCAGGAGTCGTTTACTCCAGTGTCATTATCATGAAGCAATTTCAGTGACTCCAGTTCAGTTTGCAGCAGGCAGGAGCCCAGTAAACAgcaaaagacagacagactcTTTGGATATGATGGTCTCCACAAAGTCCCTGCAGGTCAGGAGGTAACAGTCACTTAGGACAACTAAAAAAGACCTTGTTTCCAGGTCTGAAAAGTCACTTCTTAGTTTTGTCAGCAACAATTCACCATAAAAAAGGGACAAATCCTAATGGATCACATTTCTCTTAGGATGTTGTTGCCTGATCTGACTCTTGCCCATCTACCAGCAGCAAAGACAGTCCCTAGGACAGAGACCCCTTGACACTCAAGTCAGCACACCAAGTAGACACGCATTTCACACCCTGTTTAGCAGCACCTAACCTCAGCAAGAGGAAGAGACTGTGAGCAAAGCCATAGGACTTTGGGTTAGGCAGATTTATCCTCTTACCTCACGTGTGCTCTTCCTTCAGACAAGCGGAAGCCATTGCTGTGGAGATGGATGCCATTTGACACTCCATTGGTGGAGGTTTTTCCATTCTGCACTTCTGATggttaggaagaaaaaaaaaaaaaaaaaaaaaaaaaacacaaaacaaggaTCAAACCATGCTATGGATCAATGTAGAATACACAAACTGACATCTGGAATATCAGGGTTTTATTTTACAGCAGAGCCAAGGTTACTCCTCTGCTTCTCCTACCACCTAGGTTTGATTTGCCAGCTTGTATTTACACAAAATGTCTGCCATATCCTTCAGAACAGAACTctggaaacaaaaaatcagATACACATAGAACTATACACATATCCAAAGAGATAACAGTTTGAAAGGAACTACCTTCAGACTGAACCTAGGCCATAATCAGAGTACCTGACTGATTACCAGAAACTTGACATTTAAAACAGTAGCTTtagaaatgaatatatttttacatgcctttgcattttttcaatGTATTGAAACAAATTATCATGGAGCTAAATTGCTGAACATTTGGTAGAACAGGAAGAATGAGTGGACTCAATCTAGGAAGTCAATGAAAGAATTCtagatgctttttcttcttcctttttttttagccaAGCAGTTATATGCTAAAGTAACCTGCTGAAGGTCATGCAGTGCATCATCTGCTTCAGGTTTTAGAAACCACCCTGCATTTATGTTGCAACTGGGAGTGTTCTTGCAGCCATTCTGGAAGTTGGGAAACTAGGGACAGTGTCCAACCAGTCTTCAGAACTGTACAGAAGTTTTAAGTGTGCAGAAACTCACATGCACGTGAAGTTCATTCTTCGTACAGATGCTACCTTTTCCCACAGCCTTCGCTCGAACTTTCTGTGCCTGCCAGGGTGGAGCATTTGCTGCAATTGTACCACTATGAGTCTGTTCAAACTCTGTCCTGCCTTTAAAGCATGACTTCACCAGACACCACAATGTAGATCACTCACATGCATTcaaggcagaagagaaaggcaggcagggctaggagtctatCTGCTACCAGGATGTGAGCTTTAGATTAAGGCCCAAGGCAAGCTGAGTACACAGATCAAACTCTGCCAGAGAGTGCTctgagaaaagggaaggggCTGAGCAGGGAACACTCCCTGATAAGAGTCAGCCTCTGTCTCCAGGATAGTGCTCTAGAAGTTCACTGCTTACTGCCCACAGTATCTGTATATGAATAGGCCCTGTAAGAAACAGGGCCAggaataaagtaaataaatccAAGAACCTTTTTTAtcaaagaaattactttttgaTACAGCTATCCTACCACCAGAAGGAAGTTCGTTCTAGACCAGATTCTTTGACTAGGCAATAGATTTTTACAGCTCCTCCCTAACGGGTATATAAGGAGATAACAGATCCATTctatgttttattaataaataacaacaacaaaaaacacaaccaaGACACATACTCCTCATACATTTCCACATCTGTCcacacaaaattatttcctgaagTTGAATGAAAGATACTAGGACCATAACCACTATACAAAGTATACTTTTTCTCTATGCACTGTTTTAAGTATCCTCCTTAGTTCACATACATACATAGCTCTTAACAGCTCACTTCTCCCCTTACAACACATGTTTTGTCACTCTGTAGAAGGGTTTTGGAACTTTGGGTATGAACCGCACTGCAGAAATAGTCCAGGCACAGCCATGCCCTACTTTATTTCCCTAGTTCCTGCCCAGATCAGGTTATAGCCTGCAAAGAGTTGTGGAGTACGTGGTTTGTGTCTTCCACTAACTTTCATGACAGCATCATACTTACCCCCTGAAGTATGGCACTTCTTTGGGAGAAGAAAAGTGTACGGTCGCTGTTTGTAAGTTAGGTCAAACAAATAGACctaaggaaaaaaggaagagaatgcaaaaaaaaaaaaaaaaaaaaaaaaaaaagtcagtgaaatAGATGCCAAAGTCAGAGAAGTAAAAGGGGGGTAGGTGAGTACACAGCTCCACACACTCTTCGTCATTTGCTACATCCAAATTTCTAACTGGGTGACTTGTTTATGGGCACGTACACACAGGATGACAGTAGTACAGTGTCCTGTTACATTCTAGCATTAGGTTCAGAAAAAGCAACACTGAGAAACAGAAGCCTGGTCTTTCTCGTAAGATAACAAAGTCCTCTAGAGAGCTTAAAAATGACCAAAAATGGACTTGTTCAAAAATGTCAACTCCATGAATATTAACTATTCTATTAACATATCAATTATACACAAATCAAACATTTATGGGCAGAAAAGAGGCATCATACTAAACCAAGGCAAAGACATCTTCAAGCAGAGGCCAAGATTTCCAGAGAAACTTCAAAATCAACCCTGCAAAGttctaatttaaaattgaattgGTATAAAACTTGACAGTCCAGATCAGACCCACAATTCATCTAACTCAGTATCCTCTCTCAAAGAATGTGAATGTAGTGTGAGAAAGAGATCTGTATGGGACAACCACAGAGTAACCTGCCTACAAGGGAGGTTCCTGCTTAATCCATGCTGATTAGTGCTGTCAAGAggattttctcatttcactgaTAGGCTTTACAATGATTCGTGAATATCACCCAgtgcttaaaattaaagcaatcaATAACCCAGGTGAAGGCCTTTGCTTCTATAAGTTCTGTATTTACAGAAACAGTTTGCTGTTTCAAGAATCAGTTACAAAATCTTTTCTAGATCGGGTAACATAAGTTccagaatttcattttcttcctcttccagagAGGGGAAATGTGAATTGCAAAACCAGATCAAAATGCTGTTCAAGTTTAATCAATAATAACAGTTAAACCCCTAATACCAGACATCTAGTCTGAATGAAtcagaaaacagttaaaaaaaaaaaatcaaattacacACAGAGAAGTTGCTATACCTGTTCTGAAGAATGTACAACAACATATGCTGGCCCAAACACACCTGAATGCGAAGCTTTCTGTCAAACCTTAGCTGTCTTCTTACCTGCTCCCCTCCCATGTTGACTAAAAGCTCAGTGCCATCAGGACTGAAGGTCACGTACGTGGCCACCAGAACTCTCAGCCGATTGTTGTAATCTGGAAGTTTCACTGGAAGGTGCCCTGAGGAGGGAAGACGTCCATACATATTAGTGTAACTAGTAACTGTCATCTTTGACCTATTCCAGCTGCTCCATTTTACAAGAGGTTGTTAAGAGAGCAAGGTCACAAAATACAAGCACCTAagtgatttttcacttttctacTGCTGTTTACTAAATCCTTTCATCAGCCACCGAAACACTTCGATGTACACAGCTGTCTTTCCACAAATTCTAGATATCATTTTTGCAAGGCCATCTCCATATGAGCAGAAGACTGGGTTCTAGCTAGCTTACTAACAGGCAAGTTTGCAGAATCCAGCAAATCTCAGTTTAGGGATTCACTAAGGACTCAGCTTCTGTGATTTGTGGCCAACTGCAAACACACATCACAATCTTCAACCCTCTAATCAGGTTTCCTGATCCAGCCTCCTAAATATTCAGCTCATATAAGGGCTCTTTTGCTTCAGACTGGAGATGTGTTGCATGACTAATTCAGGGGACCTAAGAAATCCTCTAGTGGCACTCATCATAAGCAAGACTGCCAAAACTAGTCTGTTGAACATGCTGATCTaagacacttaaaaatatttttttttggggggggggatagtAAATAATCAGTACCGGTGAAGAACGCTATCTAGGTTGCCCAACATCtgtatctcatttttcttttacaggatGAAGACAAGCCAGTTGTCTTCTTTGCCAAGAAGATTTTAAACAGCAGCCTTGATGGGACCAGTCACAGAAGAAAGTCTACAGCCTCCAGGTTATCCAATCCTTGATTTTTCCAATAAAGCTgacaaaaaaacatttatgcTAGACGAGAGGCCAGCTCACCAACACATACTGCTGCCAAATTAGGGAATGTGGGCAGGTAACATCCTCAAGCTAGAATTCACAGCATAGAAGTGAGATAACCTACAGTTCCATGAAATATCCTTGTGTTAGGCAAAAGCTCTTTCAAGCAGTGGTTTCTGATGTGATGGATAGAAATCAGTTTCTTTAggctttaaattaatttttaaagcccTACCAGTCACCCCCAGCACTGGGCCCCATACCTGCCACGTAGTACTGTGCTGCACCATCCGGGAGGGGTTTCTGCCGGTCGCAGAATGTGTGTACTCCAGCTGAAGGAGACTGTTTCATGCTTTTTCTAGCCAAAAAGAAGAGCAGTCTTATAATCACAGCATTCAACTGCTGGAAGTCTGATATATCCTGACACTTCTTGTTCACACACAAGGGTAAGACCACACGCTTAAACAATGGTGCAGTCACAAACCTGCATCACACCACCTAAGTGTACGTACATAGATCAAAAAGATTCTGTGCTGAGAGAAAAGACTTGGTAGAACTGCACAGTGAGACCAGAGAGCACCAGATCCTTGCAACATCCCCTTCCCAAAGCCTTTAGCAGGTCTCTGCACCACTCGTGTCTGCCAGGGTGGCACAGAAGAACCAGTTGCCGTTACCTGTGGTTGTGGATCATGCGAATGTCATAGAGCCGCACAAAGGGCCCACTTGCCCCCACCGCTAAGTAGTTGTTATCTTGGGGGTTGACTGTGAGGCATTTGGCCTCCACCAGCTGCCCACAGTATTCTGTCAGGTCTATTAGGACTTCTGAACGTTTGCTGTTCTCTCGCAGATCGTACTGTCTGTAAAGTGAAGAAAGAGAGTTAAGTGATCTGCATTAGTAGGTAACAGAAGTAGCAGTAAGGGAAGGTTTAGCTTTCCATGGCGACCAAACTGAAAATGACTCAAGCTGCTACATTCATACCGCTCAGCGGTAACCTACATTTAATTATCTGGCTTGTGTATGAAGAGATGGCACTAGCTACAAACAGTCATTTGCATCACATGTTACTGGGAGCACCTCAGTTCAATATGTATTAAGTCTCAATATCAGAATAATCACTAAAAACAACTTTATAATGTGCACAGATTTATTCAAGCTCCAGATGAAACTCCAAGTTGTGGGCTCACAAATAGTATCTAGTATGAAAACTAGAACAGATTCTGATGGAAACATCTGCTCATTTTAGTGTCTCAATGACTTTGGAAAGAAACTTCACTCTGTTGTGtttgcctttctctcctttgaTATGGTTATTCCTCTCTTGGCCTCCCTTTTCAGTGGATGAGAATACTTTCCCCAGCTTCTCTATTTATCAAAGGAGTCTACATTTCAAGATGAAGTCTTCCAGTTTCAGGAAAGGGAGAGATTAGCTTAAGCtctttacagaatcacagaagagcTGGGGttagaagggatctctggaggtcacCTGGTCTaagctccctgctcaagcatggtcagtgtagaacaggttgctcaggactaTGTCCAACtaggttttgaacatctccaaggatgcaGACTTCACAGCCTGCCCCGGGCTGTTTATAATATAGACAGTCTCTCATTAGGTCTACACATAATACACACTGCAACAGATCCTGATCTGATTCATTTTGGGGCAGAACGACTATAGTCCTGTACCTGATTAGTCCGTCTTCTGCTGCACTCCAGAAAGTGTTGGGCCACATGGGAGCTGTGGCGATCCGCTTAACTCTGTTGGTGTGATCTCCAAACATGTGGATGGTCTCCTTGACAGTCAAGTCATGGACATGCACCTTGGAATCTGCAGCTCCTGTGATGAGGATCCGATCCCCTGAATGTGGCAAGAACTGTGGAAGACAGACTTGACATTCAAAGTGGAGAAGTGCTGAGGCTCCTCACATGTCACCGACCCTCTTGGCAGGTCACAAAGTAGCTTGCTTTAGGAATGCAGGATAACCCACATGACTACCTACATTCCCAATACATGCCAGTGGAACACTCAA includes:
- the WDTC1 gene encoding WD and tetratricopeptide repeats protein 1 isoform X1, which encodes MEPRNFQCPLRPHPGGLTASFPLPHWKKMAKVNITRDIIHRQIKERGALGFERHYHVTDPFIRRLGLEAELQGHSGCVNCLEWNEKGDLLASGSDDQHTIVWDPLHHKKLLSMHTGHTANIFSVKFLPHSGDRILITGAADSKVHVHDLTVKETIHMFGDHTNRVKRIATAPMWPNTFWSAAEDGLIRQYDLRENSKRSEVLIDLTEYCGQLVEAKCLTVNPQDNNYLAVGASGPFVRLYDIRMIHNHRKSMKQSPSAGVHTFCDRQKPLPDGAAQYYVAGHLPVKLPDYNNRLRVLVATYVTFSPDGTELLVNMGGEQVYLFDLTYKQRPYTFLLPKKCHTSGEVQNGKTSTNGVSNGIHLHSNGFRLSEGRAHVSPQVELPPYLERIKQQANEAFACQQWTQAIQLYSKAVQKAPNNAMLYGNRAAAYMKRKWDGDHYDALRDCLKAISLNPCHLKAHFRLARCLFELKYVAEALECLDDFKGKFPEQAHSSACDALDRDINAALFSKSDNAEDKKGGGPIRLRATGRKDSISEDEMVLRERSYDYKFRYCGHCNTTTDIKEANFFGSNAQYIVSGSDDGSFFIWEKETTNLVRVLQGDESIVNCLQPHPSYCFLATSGIDPVVRLWNPRPESETLNGRVVVDMEGASQANQRRMNADPLEVMLLNMGYRITGLTSGGAGGSDDEDSSEGQVQCRPS
- the WDTC1 gene encoding WD and tetratricopeptide repeats protein 1 isoform X2, with protein sequence MLGCTAALPIASFPLPHWKKMAKVNITRDIIHRQIKERGALGFERHYHVTDPFIRRLGLEAELQGHSGCVNCLEWNEKGDLLASGSDDQHTIVWDPLHHKKLLSMHTGHTANIFSVKFLPHSGDRILITGAADSKVHVHDLTVKETIHMFGDHTNRVKRIATAPMWPNTFWSAAEDGLIRQYDLRENSKRSEVLIDLTEYCGQLVEAKCLTVNPQDNNYLAVGASGPFVRLYDIRMIHNHRKSMKQSPSAGVHTFCDRQKPLPDGAAQYYVAGHLPVKLPDYNNRLRVLVATYVTFSPDGTELLVNMGGEQVYLFDLTYKQRPYTFLLPKKCHTSGEVQNGKTSTNGVSNGIHLHSNGFRLSEGRAHVSPQVELPPYLERIKQQANEAFACQQWTQAIQLYSKAVQKAPNNAMLYGNRAAAYMKRKWDGDHYDALRDCLKAISLNPCHLKAHFRLARCLFELKYVAEALECLDDFKGKFPEQAHSSACDALDRDINAALFSKSDNAEDKKGGGPIRLRATGRKDSISEDEMVLRERSYDYKFRYCGHCNTTTDIKEANFFGSNAQYIVSGSDDGSFFIWEKETTNLVRVLQGDESIVNCLQPHPSYCFLATSGIDPVVRLWNPRPESETLNGRVVVDMEGASQANQRRMNADPLEVMLLNMGYRITGLTSGGAGGSDDEDSSEGQVQCRPS